A single region of the Rattus rattus isolate New Zealand chromosome 8, Rrattus_CSIRO_v1, whole genome shotgun sequence genome encodes:
- the Slc38a3 gene encoding sodium-coupled neutral amino acid transporter 3 — translation MEIPRQTEMVELVPNGKHLEGLLPVGMPTADTQRAEDAQHCGEGKGFLQQSPSKEPHFTDFEGKTSFGMSVFNLSNAIMGSGILGLAYAMANTGIILFLFLLTAVALLSSYSIHLLLKSSGIVGIRAYEQLGYRAFGTPGKLAAALAITLQNIGAMSSYLYIIKSELPLVIQTFLNLEKPTPVWYMDGNYLVILVSVIIILPLALMRQLGYLGYSSGFSLSCMVFFLIAVIYKKFQVPCPLAHNLVNATGNFSHMVVEEEKSQLQSKPDTAEAFCTPSYFTLNSQTAYTIPIMAFAFVCHPEVLPIYTELKDPSKRKMQHISNLSIAVMYVMYFLAALFGYLTFYDGVESELLHTYSKVDPFDVLILCVRVAVLIAVTLTVPIVLFPVRRAIQQMLFQNQEFSWLRHVLIATGLLTCINLLVIFAPNILGIFGIIGATSAPCLIFIFPAIFYFRIMPTEKEPVRSTPKILALCFAAVGFLLMTMSLSFIITDWVSGTSQHGGNH, via the exons ATGGAGATACCCCGACAGACAGAGATGGTGGAGCTGGTGCCCAACGGCAAACACCTGGAGGGGCTTCTACCAGTGGGCATGCCCACGGCAGACACCCAGAG GGCTGAAGACGCCCAACACTGTGGAGAGGGCAAGGGCTTCCTTCAGCAAAGCCCCAGCAAGGAGCCGCACTTCACCGAT TTCGAGGGGAAGACATCGTTTGGGATGTCGGTGTTCAATCTCAGCAACGCCATCATGGGCAGTGGCATCCTGGGGCTCGCCTATGCCATGGCCAATACGGGCATCATCCTCTTCCT GTTCCTGCTTACGGCGGTTGCCCTGTTGTCTAGCTACTCCATTCACCTGCTCCTCAAGTCTTCTGGGATTGTGG GCATCCGTGCCTATGAGCAGTTGGGCTACCGTGCCTTCGGGACCCCAGGAAAGCTGGCAGCAGCCTTGGCCATCACGCTTCAGAACATTGGAG ccATGTCCAGCTATCTGTACATCATCAAGTCTGAACTgcctcttgtcatacagaccttccTGAATCTGGAGAAGCCGACCCC GGTGTGGTACATGGATGGCAACTACCTTGTGATCCTGGTATCCGTCATCATCATTCTGCCCCTGGCACTAATGCGACAGCTCG GCTACCTGGGTTACTCCAGtggcttctctctcagctgcATGGTGTTCTTCTTGATCGCA GTCATCTACAAGAAGTTCCAAGTGCCTTGCCCACTGGCACACAACTTGGTCAATGCCACAGGTAACTTCAGCCacatggtggtggaggaggagaagtcGCAGCTGCAGAGCAAGCCTGACACGGCTGAAGCCTTCTGCACCCCAAGCTACTTCACACTCAACTCACAG ACGGCATACACCATCCCCATCATGGCCTTCGCCTTTGTCTGCCACCCTGAGGTGCTGCCCATATATACGGAGCTCAAGGA CCCCTCCAAGAGGAAGATGCAGCACATCTCCAACCTGTCCATTGCTGTCATGTATGTCATGTACTTCCTGGCTGCCCTCTTCGGCTACCTCACCTTCTATG ACGGGGTGGAGTCAGAGCTGCTGCACACCTACAGCAAGGTGGACCCATTTGATGTGCTGATCTTGTGTGTGCGCGTGGCCGTGCTGATAGCGGTCACACTTACAGTTCCGATCGTTCTGTTCCCG GTACGACGGGCCATCCAGCAGATGCTGTTTCAGAACCAGGAGTTCAGCTGGTTGCGGCACGTGCTTATTGCCACCGGCCTGCTCACTTGCATCAACTTGCTGGTTATCTTCGCCCCCAACATCTTGGGCATATTTGGGATCATTG GTGCTACATCTGCTCCGTGCCTCATCTTCATCTTCCCTGCCATTTTCTACTTCCGAATCATGCCCACTGAGAAGGAGCCTGTGAGATCCACCCCCAAAATCCTG GCCCTTTGCTTTGCTGCGGTTGGCTTCTTGCTGATGACCATGAGTTTGAGTTTCATCATCACTGACTGGGTCTCTGGGACCAGCCAACATGGAGGAAACCATTAG